The Peribacillus simplex genome contains a region encoding:
- a CDS encoding OsmC family protein, producing the protein MKTMITWTGEMAFSGTTPSGHEIKMDAAEDVGGKNSGARPTELLLHSLAGCTGIDIVMILKKMRFETKAFQIEIEGARSENHPKRFTDFHIHYLLEGDLPEDKVVRAIQLSKNTYCSVYHSLNANIKISYSINGVKGKQDL; encoded by the coding sequence ATGAAGACAATGATTACATGGACAGGGGAAATGGCCTTTTCTGGCACAACTCCGTCGGGACATGAAATAAAGATGGATGCTGCCGAAGATGTAGGAGGAAAAAATAGCGGAGCAAGACCCACTGAGTTACTTTTGCATTCTCTTGCCGGGTGCACAGGCATTGATATTGTAATGATTTTAAAAAAAATGCGATTTGAAACAAAGGCCTTTCAAATAGAAATAGAAGGGGCACGATCAGAAAATCACCCTAAGCGGTTTACCGATTTTCATATCCACTATTTATTGGAGGGTGATCTGCCTGAAGATAAAGTGGTCCGTGCAATTCAATTATCCAAAAATACGTATTGTTCAGTATATCACTCATTAAATGCCAACATTAAAATCAGCTATTCGATAAATGGGGTTAAAGGAAAACAAGACTTATAA
- a CDS encoding family 14 glycosylhydrolase, with protein MNKLSVGVFTFMLYFVPLSSTSPGIAEVKPDYKLYVMAPLGEITDWEAFEAELTQLKENGVYAVTTDIWWGLVESKKDNQFDWSYYKKYAETVKASGLKWVPILSTHQCGGNVGDDCNYSIPSWLWNKDNLENMAFKSESGFWNKEVLAPWWEGTADQYNELYKSFADNFADQKDLIAKIYLSAGPAGELRYPSYQNADGWAYPERGQLQAYTEGAKRDFRLTMREKYSTIKKLNAAWGKAYKNWNEIQPPANGDEFFTRGGAIDTQFGYDFMQWYQGALEKHLAKISKFAHKHFDEVFGVPIGAKISGVHWKMNDPVLPHSAEYSAGYYNYSQLLNQFKKSNMALTFTCLEMGDQDAHTAPSYSAPKTLVTHIASLANEKGISLNGENALPLINNEGGFDNIAEMVFNHDFDGFTLLRMSYLFDDEGNPTKEFRMMADKLEGLSIPVTFTVENAPPTHGVYLIGDRGEIGRWNPEDYEYKLSQSTEGNWSGTFRLAADRFYEFKFVLKDENGNITWQDGENNSYKTPLNGEGNYKTSW; from the coding sequence ATGAACAAATTATCTGTTGGCGTTTTTACTTTTATGCTGTATTTTGTTCCTTTATCGAGTACTTCACCTGGTATAGCAGAAGTAAAACCAGATTACAAGCTTTATGTGATGGCCCCATTGGGCGAAATAACAGATTGGGAGGCATTTGAAGCAGAGCTGACCCAGTTGAAGGAAAATGGAGTATATGCAGTAACGACAGATATTTGGTGGGGATTAGTCGAGAGTAAAAAAGATAATCAATTTGATTGGTCCTATTATAAAAAATATGCGGAAACAGTGAAAGCTTCCGGATTAAAATGGGTGCCCATTTTGTCTACACATCAATGCGGCGGTAATGTGGGGGATGATTGTAACTATTCCATCCCGAGTTGGCTCTGGAATAAAGACAATCTAGAGAACATGGCATTCAAGAGTGAAAGTGGTTTCTGGAATAAGGAAGTACTTGCTCCTTGGTGGGAAGGTACGGCTGATCAATACAACGAATTGTACAAATCATTTGCAGATAACTTTGCTGATCAAAAGGATCTAATAGCTAAAATATATTTAAGTGCAGGACCTGCCGGGGAACTTAGATATCCCTCATACCAGAATGCTGATGGCTGGGCTTATCCCGAAAGGGGACAGCTTCAAGCTTATACAGAAGGAGCAAAACGGGATTTCAGGCTTACCATGAGAGAAAAATATTCAACGATAAAAAAATTAAATGCTGCTTGGGGCAAAGCGTATAAAAACTGGAATGAGATACAGCCGCCAGCAAACGGGGATGAATTCTTCACAAGGGGCGGAGCAATCGATACACAATTTGGATACGACTTTATGCAGTGGTATCAAGGAGCACTCGAAAAGCATCTTGCAAAAATCTCTAAATTCGCCCATAAACATTTTGATGAAGTGTTTGGCGTGCCAATTGGAGCTAAAATCTCAGGAGTCCATTGGAAAATGAATGATCCAGTACTGCCGCATTCAGCAGAGTACAGTGCAGGGTACTATAACTACTCCCAATTATTGAATCAGTTTAAGAAATCGAATATGGCTCTCACGTTCACCTGTTTGGAAATGGGAGATCAAGACGCACATACTGCACCATCCTATAGCGCACCTAAAACGTTGGTTACCCATATTGCCTCATTGGCTAATGAAAAAGGAATTTCATTAAACGGGGAAAACGCACTCCCGCTGATCAACAATGAAGGGGGCTTTGACAATATAGCAGAAATGGTTTTTAACCATGATTTTGATGGATTCACCTTGCTAAGGATGTCCTATTTATTCGATGATGAAGGAAATCCAACAAAGGAGTTCAGGATGATGGCTGATAAATTGGAAGGCTTGTCGATTCCAGTTACATTCACAGTTGAAAATGCACCTCCCACACATGGAGTTTACTTAATTGGGGATAGAGGCGAAATCGGCAGATGGAATCCTGAAGATTACGAATATAAACTCTCTCAAAGCACAGAAGGCAACTGGAGTGGAACATTCCGTTTAGCCGCAGATCGATTCTATGAATTCAAGTTCGTCCTGAAAGATGAAAATGGCAATATTACTTGGCAAGATGGGGAAAATAATAGTTATAAAACTCCTTTAAATGGAGAAGGAAACTATAAAACTTCATGGTAA
- the nirD gene encoding nitrite reductase small subunit NirD: MGKTLQKIKVSKVNEMPKNLGKTVTIGSHEIALFHLANGEFRAIENRCPHKGGVLVEGIVSGDHVFCPMHDWKISVKNGEVQKPDNGCVKTFNVEIEDGNVYIVL; the protein is encoded by the coding sequence ATGGGGAAAACTCTTCAAAAGATAAAGGTTTCAAAAGTAAATGAGATGCCAAAAAACCTAGGGAAAACAGTAACCATAGGCTCTCATGAAATTGCTCTTTTTCATTTAGCGAATGGTGAATTCCGAGCTATTGAAAATCGTTGCCCACATAAAGGTGGAGTTCTGGTGGAAGGCATTGTGAGTGGTGATCACGTCTTTTGCCCGATGCATGACTGGAAAATCAGTGTCAAGAATGGCGAAGTCCAAAAACCTGATAACGGTTGCGTAAAGACATTCAATGTCGAAATAGAAGATGGCAATGTTTATATTGTTTTATAA
- the nirB gene encoding nitrite reductase large subunit NirB produces MAKQKLALIGNGMAGVRCIEEILKIQPDRFEVTVFGSEPHPNYDRIQLSNVLQGATTIDDITINDWNWYKENNITLFSGETVTNIDTVKQIIYSDTNREVEYDQLILATGSIPFILPIKGADKKGVTAFRNIEDCEKMIEYSKNNKKAAVIGGGLLGLEAARGLLNLGMQVDVIHLSEYLMDRQLDPTAGKMLQRELESQGMNFYLGKQTQEVLGEIDVKGLRFSDGEEISADLVVMAVGIKPNVQLAKNCGIPVNRGIIVDDYMETGIPNIYSVGECAEHREMVYGLVAPLYEQGKVLAKRICGQESKAYEGSVLSTKLKVSGVDVFSAGEIFEDEKAKSIKEFNEWNGTYKKVMIRNGKISGAVLFGDTKESNNLLSMINKNADVSEYLKVGTSGEPSVSLVTSMSHEEIVCGCNGVTKGDIVTAIESKGLTSIEEVKGCTSASRSCGGCKPLVGDILELTLGADFSKSNQKESICTCTTLSRDEVVAEIREKNLTHTREVMNVLGWNTSDGCSKCKPALNYYLGMIHPVEYEDEKESRYVNERLHANIQKDGTFSVVPRMYGGVTNPEQLRKIANVADKYNVKLLKVTGGQRIDMFGVEKEDLPGVWADLDMPSGYAYGKTLRTVKTCVGENFCRFGTQDSIGLGIALEKKFERVGTPHKVKMAVSACPRNCAESGIKDLGVVGVDGAWEIYIGGNGGTHLRAAELLCKVKTSDEVIEITGAYIQHYRETANYLERTSVWVERVGFDTIKTIIGDKQKRNELNQRLDEALSVLQEPWKEIIESNAIQTGLFQKVKIPAISNK; encoded by the coding sequence ATGGCTAAGCAGAAATTGGCGCTAATCGGAAATGGTATGGCTGGAGTAAGATGTATAGAAGAAATTTTAAAAATTCAACCAGATAGGTTTGAGGTGACTGTCTTCGGAAGTGAGCCACATCCGAATTATGATCGAATCCAACTATCGAATGTATTGCAAGGGGCTACGACGATAGATGATATTACAATAAATGATTGGAACTGGTACAAAGAGAATAATATTACACTTTTTTCCGGTGAAACGGTCACGAACATCGACACCGTAAAGCAAATCATATACTCAGACACAAATCGTGAAGTAGAATATGATCAATTAATTTTAGCTACCGGGTCAATCCCTTTCATTCTACCGATAAAGGGTGCTGATAAAAAAGGAGTGACAGCCTTTCGAAATATTGAAGATTGCGAAAAGATGATTGAATATTCAAAGAATAATAAAAAAGCTGCCGTCATTGGTGGAGGATTACTTGGTCTTGAAGCGGCAAGGGGTCTTTTAAATTTAGGTATGCAGGTAGATGTTATTCACCTTTCGGAATATTTGATGGATAGGCAATTAGATCCAACAGCAGGAAAAATGCTGCAAAGGGAACTTGAAAGCCAGGGAATGAATTTTTATCTTGGGAAACAGACTCAGGAGGTTTTAGGTGAAATTGATGTTAAAGGATTACGCTTTAGTGATGGCGAGGAAATCAGCGCCGATTTAGTGGTCATGGCAGTTGGGATTAAGCCAAATGTTCAATTGGCCAAAAATTGCGGCATCCCTGTAAATCGCGGAATTATCGTGGACGATTATATGGAGACGGGAATCCCGAATATTTATTCGGTTGGTGAATGTGCGGAGCACCGAGAGATGGTGTATGGTTTGGTCGCTCCCCTTTATGAACAGGGCAAAGTACTAGCCAAAAGGATTTGCGGGCAGGAAAGCAAAGCATACGAGGGTTCAGTGCTGTCTACTAAGTTAAAAGTATCTGGTGTTGATGTATTTTCGGCTGGGGAAATTTTCGAGGATGAAAAAGCCAAATCAATCAAGGAATTTAATGAATGGAATGGTACTTACAAAAAAGTAATGATCCGAAATGGGAAAATTTCTGGTGCGGTATTATTCGGGGATACAAAGGAAAGCAATAACCTGTTGAGCATGATCAATAAAAATGCCGACGTTTCCGAATATCTAAAAGTTGGAACCAGTGGAGAACCCAGTGTCAGTCTTGTCACTTCGATGTCACATGAAGAAATCGTCTGTGGTTGTAATGGTGTAACGAAGGGCGATATTGTGACGGCTATCGAATCTAAAGGGTTAACAAGTATTGAGGAAGTAAAAGGCTGCACAAGTGCTTCGAGATCATGCGGGGGGTGTAAGCCGTTAGTCGGTGATATTCTCGAGCTGACATTGGGTGCTGATTTCAGTAAGTCAAATCAGAAGGAATCCATATGCACGTGCACCACTTTATCAAGAGATGAGGTTGTTGCTGAAATACGTGAAAAAAATCTGACCCATACTCGAGAAGTCATGAATGTTCTCGGCTGGAATACAAGTGATGGATGCTCGAAGTGTAAACCGGCACTGAACTATTACTTGGGCATGATCCATCCTGTTGAATATGAGGACGAAAAAGAATCCCGCTATGTCAATGAAAGACTACATGCAAATATTCAAAAGGATGGTACATTTTCCGTTGTGCCAAGAATGTATGGGGGCGTCACCAATCCTGAACAATTACGGAAAATAGCAAATGTTGCCGATAAGTATAATGTTAAGTTACTTAAAGTTACAGGCGGGCAAAGAATAGATATGTTCGGCGTTGAAAAAGAAGACCTTCCAGGTGTATGGGCCGACCTGGATATGCCTTCCGGATATGCTTATGGAAAAACCCTTCGAACTGTGAAAACATGCGTAGGGGAAAACTTCTGCCGCTTTGGCACCCAAGATTCAATTGGGCTGGGCATTGCCCTGGAGAAGAAGTTTGAACGTGTAGGCACGCCGCATAAGGTTAAGATGGCCGTGTCGGCATGTCCTCGTAATTGTGCTGAATCCGGCATCAAAGATCTTGGTGTTGTCGGTGTTGACGGTGCATGGGAAATTTATATTGGCGGCAACGGTGGAACCCATTTAAGAGCTGCTGAATTATTATGCAAAGTGAAAACAAGTGATGAGGTAATTGAAATTACAGGTGCATACATTCAACATTATCGGGAGACTGCCAATTACTTAGAAAGAACGTCTGTCTGGGTTGAGCGTGTAGGGTTCGATACCATTAAGACGATTATTGGCGATAAGCAAAAACGGAATGAGCTTAATCAACGTTTGGATGAGGCCTTATCGGTATTGCAAGAACCTTGGAAAGAAATCATTGAGAGCAATGCGATTCAAACCGGTTTATTTCAAAAAGTGAAAATTCCAGCTATATCAAATAAATGA
- a CDS encoding MerR family transcriptional regulator, which yields MVRELTGLSDRQIRYYEERKLVFPERSKGGNRKYSFSDVKALVEIADKIEDGVQTNEIRQEKLKENRKIEQEKMRKKMLQGQLNAHFGLRN from the coding sequence GTGGTCAGAGAATTAACCGGACTATCCGATAGACAAATTCGGTATTATGAAGAAAGAAAACTCGTCTTCCCCGAAAGGTCTAAGGGTGGTAACCGTAAATACTCATTTTCCGACGTCAAGGCATTGGTGGAAATCGCCGATAAAATAGAGGATGGAGTGCAAACCAATGAAATCAGACAGGAAAAATTAAAAGAGAACAGAAAAATTGAACAGGAAAAAATGCGAAAGAAAATGCTGCAAGGCCAATTAAATGCACATTTTGGCCTACGTAATTGA
- the cobA gene encoding uroporphyrinogen-III C-methyltransferase, with amino-acid sequence MKKGKVYIVGAGPGDPDLITVKATKCLAEADVILYDRLVNRELLLYGKPEAEYIYCGKAPGNHCIHQEDIHQLLISKSIEGKTIVRLKGGDPFIFGRGGEEAEVLVKHGIQFEIIPGITSGIAAPAYAGIPVTHREWGSSFAIVTGHGVTGKPENINWHHLVHGVDTIAIYMGIKNLPYICKQLRSCGKKAETAVAVIEQGTTGFQRTFTGTIDSIVAIVTREQVANPAMIVIGEVVNLSVKLSWFSEKTKEKEFA; translated from the coding sequence ATGAAAAAAGGCAAGGTCTATATTGTTGGTGCTGGACCAGGTGATCCAGACTTAATTACTGTCAAGGCAACCAAATGCCTCGCGGAAGCGGATGTCATCTTGTATGATCGATTGGTAAATCGTGAATTGCTTTTATACGGTAAACCTGAAGCTGAATACATTTATTGCGGTAAAGCGCCTGGTAACCATTGTATACATCAAGAGGACATTCATCAATTGTTAATTAGTAAATCAATAGAAGGAAAAACGATTGTTCGTCTAAAAGGGGGAGATCCTTTCATCTTTGGACGAGGGGGTGAAGAAGCAGAGGTGCTAGTAAAGCACGGAATTCAATTTGAAATAATTCCTGGAATCACATCCGGAATCGCTGCGCCAGCTTATGCTGGAATTCCCGTGACTCATAGGGAATGGGGGAGTTCCTTTGCAATTGTCACAGGACACGGCGTGACCGGCAAGCCTGAAAACATCAACTGGCATCATTTGGTACATGGTGTTGATACCATTGCTATTTATATGGGTATTAAAAACCTTCCATATATCTGCAAACAACTACGTTCCTGCGGGAAGAAAGCTGAAACTGCTGTTGCTGTCATCGAACAAGGAACGACAGGTTTTCAACGAACTTTTACAGGAACCATCGATTCAATAGTGGCGATTGTAACAAGAGAGCAGGTTGCCAATCCTGCCATGATTGTAATAGGAGAAGTGGTGAATTTATCCGTAAAATTATCATGGTTTTCAGAGAAGACAAAAGAAAAGGAGTTCGCTTAG
- the nasC gene encoding assimilatory nitrate reductase catalytic subunit NasC, producing MTELLLKYFRTKQQEAQSEKRYDTQCPFCSMQCKMQLLEQTIVTRKKYMTIGKDNPTSEGRLCIKGMNAHQHALHKDRIKYPLFKKNGEFVRISWEEALNHIEENFTKIQAEDGVNALSVYGSASITNEEAYLLGKFARVALKTKYIDYNGRLCMSAAASAASQTFGMDRGLTNSLSEVPFTKCIILAGTNIAECQPTIMPYFEKAKQNGAYIIAIDPRETTTTKMADLHLKVKPGMDAALANGLLKVIIEEDFIDEAFIRERANGYNEVKEYVTSLQLEEIAEMTGVPSDQIQKAAVMFGKEESGMIFTARGVEQQTDGSAAVRNFLNILIITGKIGKVNSGYGAITGQGNGQGAREHGQKADQLPGYRMIENEEHRLHIARIWGIDEADLPRKGVSAYEMIEKINEGEITGMFLMCSNPIVSNPNANFVKKALGKLKFLVAVDMFVSETARLADLILPTSSYLEDEGTMTNLEGRVTLREASFSLPGEVKHDWQIICDIAKALGKGEFFPFQSANEIFEELRVASRGGTADYYGITYDRLRKEGGILWPCPSIDHKGTKRLFETSFAHPDGKAAMVVVNNVPFVPKEQPCTDFPLYLTTGRIMSHYLTGVQTRKSSSLSARNFESYMEIHPETAKKFHIPDNTLVKIESRRGSIVVRSKWSATIRNDTIFVPFHWADSQNVNRLVSQDLDPACKMPGFKVSAVNVHPLVELTSN from the coding sequence TTGACCGAATTATTATTAAAGTATTTCCGCACGAAGCAACAAGAGGCCCAATCAGAGAAACGTTATGATACACAATGTCCATTTTGCAGCATGCAATGTAAGATGCAGCTGTTGGAACAAACAATAGTTACGAGAAAAAAGTATATGACGATTGGAAAAGATAATCCAACCTCAGAGGGACGCTTATGCATTAAAGGAATGAATGCACACCAACATGCTTTGCACAAAGATCGAATTAAATACCCATTATTTAAAAAAAATGGTGAATTTGTTCGAATATCATGGGAGGAAGCATTAAACCACATTGAGGAGAATTTCACTAAGATTCAAGCAGAAGATGGTGTAAATGCATTATCTGTTTATGGAAGTGCATCCATTACAAATGAAGAAGCATATTTGCTTGGGAAATTTGCAAGAGTAGCATTGAAAACAAAGTATATAGATTATAATGGCCGTTTGTGCATGTCCGCAGCTGCTTCGGCAGCAAGCCAAACGTTTGGTATGGACAGAGGCCTGACCAACAGCTTATCAGAGGTTCCGTTCACAAAGTGCATTATCTTGGCAGGCACGAATATTGCGGAATGTCAGCCGACTATCATGCCGTACTTTGAGAAAGCGAAACAAAATGGTGCATATATTATTGCTATAGATCCACGAGAAACAACTACAACGAAAATGGCCGACTTACATCTAAAAGTAAAACCAGGGATGGATGCCGCGTTGGCAAACGGTTTATTGAAAGTGATCATTGAAGAGGATTTTATTGATGAAGCATTTATCCGGGAACGTGCAAATGGCTATAACGAAGTTAAAGAGTATGTTACATCATTACAGTTGGAGGAAATTGCAGAAATGACAGGTGTTCCTAGCGACCAAATTCAAAAAGCGGCTGTAATGTTCGGGAAAGAAGAATCAGGAATGATTTTTACAGCAAGGGGCGTTGAGCAGCAAACTGATGGTTCTGCCGCCGTTCGTAATTTTCTCAATATTCTTATTATTACAGGGAAAATCGGAAAAGTGAATTCGGGCTATGGAGCTATTACCGGACAGGGGAATGGGCAGGGAGCAAGAGAGCATGGCCAAAAGGCAGACCAGCTCCCAGGCTATCGCATGATTGAAAATGAGGAACACAGATTACATATTGCAAGAATATGGGGAATCGATGAGGCCGATTTACCACGAAAAGGTGTCTCTGCATACGAAATGATAGAGAAGATAAATGAAGGTGAAATTACCGGCATGTTTTTAATGTGTTCCAATCCCATTGTTTCTAATCCCAATGCTAACTTTGTCAAAAAGGCTTTAGGAAAATTAAAGTTTCTTGTCGCAGTGGATATGTTCGTTTCTGAAACTGCTAGATTGGCTGATTTGATTTTACCTACTTCGTCTTATTTAGAGGATGAAGGAACGATGACGAATTTAGAAGGACGGGTAACGTTGCGGGAAGCAAGTTTTTCGTTACCTGGGGAAGTGAAGCATGATTGGCAAATCATTTGTGATATAGCAAAAGCTCTGGGAAAAGGGGAGTTTTTTCCCTTTCAATCTGCAAATGAGATTTTCGAAGAATTGAGAGTGGCAAGCCGCGGGGGAACCGCTGACTATTATGGTATAACGTATGATCGATTAAGAAAAGAAGGAGGCATTTTGTGGCCATGTCCATCCATTGACCATAAAGGGACAAAAAGGTTATTCGAAACGTCTTTTGCCCACCCGGATGGAAAGGCGGCCATGGTTGTGGTTAATAATGTGCCTTTTGTTCCAAAAGAACAGCCATGTACGGATTTCCCACTTTATTTAACAACAGGAAGAATCATGTCACATTATTTAACAGGAGTACAAACGAGAAAAAGCTCATCATTATCCGCAAGAAATTTTGAATCATATATGGAAATCCATCCGGAAACAGCCAAGAAATTTCATATTCCAGACAATACTTTGGTGAAAATTGAATCAAGGCGTGGAAGTATTGTTGTAAGAAGCAAATGGTCAGCAACCATACGCAACGATACTATATTCGTTCCTTTCCATTGGGCAGACTCACAAAATGTCAATCGCCTCGTTTCACAGGATTTAGATCCCGCATGCAAAATGCCTGGCTTTAAAGTCAGTGCTGTAAACGTACATCCTTTAGTAGAGTTAACGTCCAATTAA